From the Magnetococcales bacterium genome, one window contains:
- a CDS encoding DUF433 domain-containing protein, with protein sequence MDYQAHIIRDKGICGGEPVIKGTRVTLRTVLASLAAGDSTADLLKDFPTLTAADLKAVIAFAADSAVEDLPVPRIPKIA encoded by the coding sequence ATGGACTATCAGGCACACATTATCCGGGATAAGGGGATTTGTGGTGGGGAACCCGTCATCAAAGGTACTCGGGTAACCCTGCGAACAGTTCTGGCGAGTTTAGCGGCAGGAGATAGTACGGCAGATCTCCTGAAAGATTTTCCCACCCTGACAGCAGCGGACCTGAAAGCGGTTATCGCATTCGCCGCCGACTCCGCAGTGGAAGACCTGCCTGTACCCAGAATCCCCAAAATCGCGTGA